In Papaver somniferum cultivar HN1 chromosome 1, ASM357369v1, whole genome shotgun sequence, a genomic segment contains:
- the LOC113315606 gene encoding uncharacterized protein LOC113315606: MASFCRSAARSGMRSMAASRNQNLNSKPFSSPFPLPTTSSLPRTSRFAVALASVESMMPLHSAIANSRLKSSIAVDSSCWSWMSQGTPTYLYLSL; this comes from the exons ATGGCTTCGTTTTGTAGATCAGCTGCGAGGTCAGGGATGAGATCCATGGCTGCGTCACGGAACCAAAACCTAAATTCAAAACCTTTCTCTTCTCCGTTCCCTCTTCCAACAACAAGCTCTCTTCCTCGCACTTCTAG atTTGCAGTGGCCCTGGCaagtgtggaatcaatgatgCCTCTTCACAGTGCAATTGCTAATTCTCGTCTCAAATCAAGTATTGCTGTTGACTCTAGTTGCTGGAGTTGGATGTCCCAAGGTACTCCCACCTATCTTTATCTTTCTCTGTAA